The Calorimonas adulescens genomic sequence CTGAAAAAAAGGTCGGTTATCTCTCTACCAACCATCATCCTTATTATTTCTTCCTCTGTAATGTCTTCTATTTCAGCAGAGCCCACAGTATTTCCATCTCTTAGTACTGTTACACTGTCAGCTATTTTAAAAATTTCATCCAGTTTATGAGAAATATATATACAGGTTACCCCGTTGATTTTAAGTTGGCGCAAAATGCCCATTAATATTTCTACCTCAGGGTCAGTCAAAGAGGCGGTTGGTTCATCGAGAATCAGTAAACTTGTTTTCCTTGATAAAGCCTTTGCAATTTCGACCATCTGCTGCTGACCTATCCCAAGATTTTTTATTTTTGTATATGGATTTATATTAAGGCCGAGCTCATTTAACAGTGAAAGAGTTTTGTCATACATCTCGTTAAAATTTATAATCCCACTATTATTGGGTTCGTTACCAACAAAAATATTTTCTGCAACTGAGAGTTCCTTAATTAAAGCAAGCTCTTGATGTATAATTGCAATACCATATTTCTCAGCATCCCTTATGCTGCGCAAGATCAATTTCTCACCGTTATAAATTATTTCACCGCTGTACGAACCATATGGGTATATGCCGTTCAATATTTTCATCAGGGTAGATTTGCCAGCACCATTTTCGCCGCAAAGGGCATGTATCTCTCCTTTCTTTACCTTAAGACAGACATTATTAAGAGCCCTTACCCCAGAAAATTCTTTTGATATATTTTTCATTTCCAGTATATATCCACTCAATGCATTCACCACCTTTTTAAGAAGGGGGAATGAATCTAAACATTCCCCCTTATTTGCTTATTGTTTTGGCCACTGCTCCCTGGGAACGTTTTTGTAAACATCTTCTAATTTCTGAAAACCATCCTTTATTACCGTATCAACCATGTTGTCCTTATCTACAGCAACAGGCGTCAAGAGAATTGATGGGACATCAATCTTTCCATTGTTTACTGAACCATTTGTTTCTATCGTTTCTCCCTTTGCCATGGCAACCGCTGCCTCCGCAGCTCTTGTAGCCAGTTGTTTTATTGGTTTATATACGGTCATTGTCTGTTTGCCCTCAACTATTCTCTGACATGCAGCAAGGTCTGCATCCTGTCCAGAAACAGCTACTTTACCGTCTAATTTTTGTGCAGCAAGCGCTTGAATTGTTCCCCCTGCGGTGCTATCATTAGAAGCGACAATCGCATCAATTTTATTGTTAGTGGCTGTCAGGGCATTTTCCACAATTTTCAATGCTTCCTCTGGCAGCCAGTCTTTTACCCACTGGTCTCCTACAACCTTTATATCTCCTTTATCAATCAGTGGCTGTAAAATGTTCATCTGCCCTTGCCTCAATAACTTGGCATTGTTATCTGTTGGCGAACCACCCAGCAGGAAGTAATTGCCTTTTGGTACCTGCTTAACTATTGCATCTGCCTGCAGTTCTCCTACTTTAACATTATCAAAGGAAATATAGTAATCAACATCCGAATTGGTTATAAGTCTATCATATGCCAACACCTTTACCCCTGCCTTATGTGCCTCCTCTACTATAGGAGCCATAGCATCGCCATTATGCGGAATTATCACCAAAACCTTTACACCCTGAGAAATTAAATTCTCTGCCTGTGAAAACTGTGTTGCATCGTCGCCATTAGCGGACTGTACCAATACCTCTGCCCCAAGCTCATTTGCCTTTTGAACGAAAAGATCCCTATCGTGTTGCCACCTTTCCAACCTCAAGTCATCCATGCTAAGACCTATTTTTATTTTTTCCGGCTCTGTTGTGTTTGAATTGTTTTGGCTTTGCGTCTGATCCTGTGTTGAATTATTGTTACTATTCTCTTGGTTTGCTGTTGTAGTACACCCTGTTACTGAAAAAATAAAGAGTGAAGCCAACAAAACTGTAAGCAAAACTCTTGATAAGGTTTTCCTCAACATTTTTACACCCCTTCTAACATTTAATTTTTATTACTTTGTGTCAGTTCTCTGCTGTCTTATATTTCCCTCATTTCAATCCCTCCCTTCAACATAGGTTAGAAATTTCATAAAAAGTGTCTTTAAGCTTTGCATACATACCTTTATAAATATTATATATTTTGTTATAAATGTTGACGTTTTCATCACAGGGAGAAACGGTTTCAGAAATATTTATTGTCCTTTTGCACCCTTCTTCAACTGTATCATAAAACCCATATCCAACCGCAGATAAAATTGCCGCACCATATGAGGGACCCTCAGATGAGCTTAACACACTTACATCTGTTTCAAAAACATCAGCAATTATTTGCCTCCACAGTTTACTGTTGGAGCCACCACCGCTTAATCTAACCTCTCTGATCGGAATGTCAAGGCTCCTGATTATTTCCATGGAATCCATCAATCCAAAAGCAACACCTTCCATTATAGCCCTTGTTAAATGTCCTCTGCCATGGATCATATTTAGACCCATAAAACATCCCTTTGCATAGGGGTCACTGTATGGAGTCCTTTCACCCATAAGATAAGGTAAAAAAATTAATCCATCACTGCCAGCTTCAACTTTTTCTGCCTCACCAATTAGATCTTCAAATGTATGAGGTTCGTTATTTTCAACCCACCATTTCAAGCATGAAGCCGCAGAAAGCATAACCCCCATTACATGCCACTTCCCGTTGGCATGGCAAAATGTATGCAGCCTATTCATCTCATCGACAGAATACCCGTCCTGGCATGCAAATACTACGCCAGACGTTCCAAGTGACACAGATATAATTCCCTCTTTTACCGTGCCGGTGCCAACTGCTCCACAGGCCTGATCACCACCACCAGCAACCACCAATGTACCTGTTTTAAGTCCGGTCTCTTCTGCGGCTTCTTTAGTTACATACCCTGCTATCTCCATGGATTCATAAGCATGTGGCAGCCAAGATTCTGGTATGTCCAATATTTCCAGCATATCTTTTGACCATTTCCTGTCTTTCACGTCAAATAAAAGAGTACCTGATGCATCTGATACATCGGTAGAAAATTCCCCCGTAAGTTTATATTTAACAAAGTCTTTCGGGAGAAGGATATGTTTTATCTTTCTGTAGATCTCCATTTCGTTATTTCTCACCCATAGTATTTTTGGCGCAGTAAATCCAGTGATGGCTTTATTCCCCGTCAATTCCGATAACCTTTCTTTTCCTACGCAATCCGTAATATATTCACACTCATGTTCAGTCCTTTGATCATTCCAGAGGATAGCAGGCCTTAAAATAACGTTTTCCGAATCTAAAAGCACCAGTCCATGCATCTGTCCTGTAACACCAATGGCTTTTATTTCATCCGATGATATGTCTGTCTTTGATAATACTTCTCGTATACCCGATTTAGTACGCTCCCACCAGTCATCCGGGTTTTGCTCTGCCCACCCTGGTTTGGGGTAAAATATAAGATATGTTTTTGAAACATCAGCCTTTATATTACCATCCTCATCCATGACGATTATCTTGACTGAAGAAGTCCCAATATCAATTCCCATGAAGTACATAATATCACCTATATCTTTGCACCCAGGGCTTTATAGACCTCTCTATAAGCCTTAACTGCATCCTTGTGCTTTTTGGCCTCATAGAGTCTATCTGTATCAATCTTGGATGCCAGATCGTATATAAACTCCCAGTGAATAACGCTTTCCTTCACTGCCTCAATTTGGTCTTCTGTGTATGGGAATAGGTCATATCCTATCCTTTCGCCATTTTTACCATAGCCAACTAACTGGAGTTCTTTAGCCAACTCTAAGGTCTCCATAAAGCACAATGCCCCCACCATGTTGTCATCATCAAAAGAACCCCATCCACTGTTGGCATGCTGGTGTCCAAGCTTATTTTCCATAGCAAGTATTCTGGCATATTCAGCAAGATTTTCTCCATTCATGATTAGATGCTGCCAGTCCATATTAACCTTCAGGCTGGTTGTATCTATCCCTTTTTCTTTCACTTTATTTATAACATACAGCACCATCCCGATATTTCTCATAGCTATCTTCATCGCAGGTTCACTGTTTTTATGTTCAAGAAATATAGTAACGCCCTTTTGGTTTGCATGTTCTGTTAATTCTGCAATGGCGTCAATAAAGTCATTCCACATCTTCTCATAATCAGTTTGAAACGGATAGTTATAACCCTCACCGCCTGGCCATATTATAAAGTTTGCGTTCAGTGAAGCAGCAAGGTCTATACCATCCTTTGCCACATCTATAGCCTCATGCCGAATATCAGGATCAGGATTTATGAATGATCCAAGGGCATATCTTGCATTTACATGATGTCCCAAGGCAATACAGTATATATCCTTGCCATTCCCATAAACTATGTCCTTTATAGCTTCGACATTTTTCTCATTGATCTCGTTGGGATAATGATACTCAAGACCGTCTATATAATCCTCTAACCCCTTTACCACCCTTTCGGTTTTTGCTTCCATTGACTCTTCCACTACCTCTGTGTGGTAGCCTCCAGGGACAAACCTGGTAGCGACCGGCCCAAACGCCCAAATGCCAACACTATTTTTTAACTTTCTTTCCATACAGGCACCTCCATTAGTTTATTGTCTCAACAAACTTACATTATATTATATTCTCCATAGAATTAAAAAATCCTTCTTCAAAATAAAAAATTCCCGGGATTATCCCGGGAATTTCAGGATGAGGGCATATGCCCGGAGGCTCCGGGAACTTGTAGTCCTTGCTCTTATGCAAATATTCTTCAGTATCCTCTACATGGAAAATCATCTGCATAAAATTAATGCTAAACCAACGTGAGAATTATTTCTCACATTACTTTAGCATTAATTTTATCACAGGATTATTTAATCTGAAAAATTTTGATAGTTTTGGACCAATTTATTTTGAGAAATAACATATAGGTTTTTTGTTTGCATCAGTGCCCAGTATCACGGTTTTCATTCTATCAGTAAGGGTTATATCGATTACCCCACCGAAGTATTCAAAACCATGAGTCAAACAGCGTATAAAAGTATTGACATCTGAGCGGTTTGTAAATTCTATATATATATTGCCCTGGAGTAGCCAAGTACCATAACAAATACATAAAGTTTACGTATTTCCCCTATTTCTTCTTCAATGTAAGTGTATTCACTCCAGTCGACCTGCGTCTGCTGCCCAGGCTTGGTTTCATAACGGCATACAGCGATAGCTTGTTTTGGAGGTCTAAATTCCCTCACATAGTCCCTTAGGATGGTACGGCCACCACCATAGCCTTCTTTTTGGATTCTTTCATAGATAACTTCACAGTTAAATATACCTTGGCCTATCAGTTCTTTGATAATATCTTTGTATGGGTCTAACTTTGACCCTTTCTTAGGATGTGGTCTTTCTTCCGGTATATCATTTGTCCTGAGGTATTTTCTCATTGTATTTCTCGGATGTCCTGTTTCTTTTGCAATTGCACGAATGCTCTTGCCTTCTGCTTTTAATTCGTGTAACATGATAATAGATCCACTCTTTATCATATATTCCCCTCCGATCTTTTGTGATATATCAGAGGGGTATTTCGCCAGGGGTGGGTCAATTCCCTCTCGTTACTTCTAGATCAATTATATACCGTTAGTGACCAGTAAAATATTGTAGTAGAATGTATCCCTCACTTCGCTGGTATTCATTCATTACCTTGAAATATTCATTCTCAGCAGGCTGTAATGCGCTTTTATATTCCTAGAAATACTATGTTTGAGGTACTTTATCTGTCAAAGTCGGGGTTAAAAGTGCTCTGATCTGTTAGAACTATAATACCCTTTATTGTCTTAATGTATTTCAAGAAATAACCCAATCCTAATAGAAAATAAGATAACCCTAACACCAAATATATTCCATATAATCCATAACCTGTATATTCAGTAATACTCCAAAGAATAAGGGCTGATATTGAGGAAACAATTAAGGAATAAATAAAAACCCACTTTTCTTGATCAATCCCTTGCAAACAATATTTGTATATCTGATTAATTACATTAAATAACTGAGGAAAAACTGCTACAGTTATATAATCACTCGACATCAAAATCAGCTTACTGTTATCTGTAATTAGTGTAAATACTGCCATGGGAAACAAGATTAATATTAGACCTATAATTAAGACGAAAATGTATGAGCAAACACTTGCTATTATTGGTAGGCTTTTCATTTTTCCGGTGTTGTTCTTTGCATATTCCTGTGCTGTTAGTGTGAGCGCTGCACCTGAATATGCATATACTGGTAATAATAAAATACTATTAATTGAATCTATTAAATTATAGGTTGCCACTTCATAAACTCCAAGTTTTGCTACTAATGCTGTAATTATCATTATAAACAACGAAGACTCAATGAAATCTTGTCCGAATAATGGCAAATATAATTTAATAAGGTTTCTACTCACTGTTTTTGATATTGAAAAGCTATAGCTAAAGTCAGTATGCTTCAAAAAACCTATTATATAAATCACTATACTGCTCAACAATCCAACTACGGAACCTATGGCAGCTCCTTTAACTCCAAGCCTTGGAAAACCAAATTTACCAAATACTAAAATATAATCTAAAGCAAGATTAACTATTATCGCAGTTATAGTACCATACATAAACATGGTTGTTCTTTTTAGATTTTTAAAGTACGCAGAAAAAATAAAAATTATCAAATTTAATTCTAAGCTAAAACCTGCTATATTCATATAGTCACAAGCATATGTCAATGTACTTCCTTCCAGATTATAAAACTTTTGAAAAATCGTTCTCCCAAATATAATTCCAAGGATACCAAATGCAAAACCGATAACAATACTCAGGGACAATGATGTATTGAATATCTGTGAATATTTATCCCTATCACGCTTTGCAAATGACTTTGCAAAGATAATATTAAATGCCATAGATAGCATGCCAAATGTTCCAGTTAGCACATATAGTAAAGAAGAAACTATACCCACTGCAGCAAAGCCTTCTACTGATGTTCTTCCTATTATAGCTTTATCTGTAATAGTAAAAATTGTCTCAATCGCAAATGTAGATATTACAGGTATTGCCATTCTATTTATTATTGATATGTCTTCTTTATTTACAGTCATTTTTTTCTTCTAACTCCACGAGAATCCTCTGAAGAACATTTTCAGAAATAATCTCTAATTTTTGTAATGTTAGAAATAAATCTCTAATATCTTTCTTTAATTCTATCAGCCCTACATCATATTCAATCATAATATCTGATAATATTGTTGAAACAGATATACCATCATTTATTTCTTTTAAAATAAAAGCAGAAATTTGATCGACCGAATAAACTCCGCCATTAGTAGATATTAGCCCAGTTTCATCTTCTTCTATCCTCATTGAAAACGGAACACCTAAGTTTTCAACTTTTATCATCATTTAGTATCAACTCCTTCTTACATATTGGGCATCTCTCATCCGAAGACATTAAGTCATTATGAAATGAAAATGCACATGCTCTACATCCTGCTTTACATGTTAACAGTAATTTACAATTTTTACAATTCCCCAACACATCTTGCAAATTAATCTCTCTTAATTTTTTAAAGACAGTTGATTCATTCCATATCTCATATAAAGGCTCTTCTTTTAGATTACCTGCCTTTAATTCGGTATAAGTGGCCATCATACTACAGCCATAAACATTTCCAAAATCATCTATATAAAAATTATCTTTTCCTGCTGTACAACCAAATTCAGTTTCATTTAGTGTACTAACTAAATTAGTTGAAATCCAAAGATTTATATCTTCAATCATTTCAGCCTCATATAGCGGTTTTTTGTATGCCTTTTTCATTAAATTTTCCCCCTTTCATTAAAAGTAGTGTCAAATCGGCCGATTTTTGCTTATTTTAATTTATACCATGGTAAAGCTTTAAATTTAGCCCTGCATAATTGACTTAGAAGTTAAGTATTGTTTAAATATTATCTTGCAATCTCGCGGAAATGATGTATCTAATTATTGAATAGATTTAATTATCCTAAATAGGAATTTAGCATAGTTACCAGATCTGTTCAATATTCAAATATGATTAAATTGTATTATATAAACCCGTATATCTTCTGTATTCTTTATTTTTCTTTATTTTTTATATATTTATAAATCTTATATTTTACATAATCAAAGTATAATTATACTATAAATCCAGCTATTTTGTAGATAAGCTTTTATTCATAAAAATGGAATAGATGATATATCCAAGGTTAAATCCATTACCAGGCTGAAGAGATTCAATAAGACGCTGAACCTATTCTCGCTCCGCTGCTTCTTTGAAAAGACAGATGAGGATAACAGGTAAGAAGTCAAAGAGAAGAGATATGTGCCAGAACATCAATAATAGACCATGACAAGATTATAGCTGGAAGTGATTATTACGGGCGGCACGGTTTTGATTGCCGTTGTTGATTTACAATAAATATTGACCCCTCAAAATAAAAAACATATATTCTCCTTAGCATAATATAAGGGGAGGAGAAAGGGTTGATCAATATAGAGCAATGGTATACGATACGAAATCTGTATTTCAAGGGCTATGGTAAAAAGACTATTGCCAGAATGTTGTTTATGTTACACTAAACCCAGTATTTCAGTTGAAAAATCCTCCACTTTAAGATAGAATTTTCCTCATGTAATAAACTACATGAGGGAGTGATGGAGTTGATATCGTTATGGTTAATTCTCCTTCTGATAATCCTGTTTCAGAGAGGTACCGTAAGCTTAAGGTTGATGCTATGCCTATAGTTGAAAAGCGACAGTTGTATGATTATAGGCAGCTACTGAATGAGTATTTTTAAGAACACGATAAACCCATTAAACCTGTTAATAGAAGAAGCAAGTTCTTACCTCCTGATTCTGTTGTGTGCCCTATTTGTGGCGTTCCTTATGAGTATATATATGACAACGCTGGTGGTAGAGGTCAACTTGGTTGTAAGGTAGGCAGGTCTACTTTTTACCCTGATAAAACTTATTTGGAAAAGCTTACGCTTAAGTATCCTCATTGTGGTAAGCCTCTTCAGAAAAAGCGTGACCGTCAACAGTTCTTTGTTTATACTTGTGTTAATAAGCGTTGCCCTTTTTATGTCTATAACATTACTTCTATGTCTAAGGACGAGAAGGCTGATTTTGAGAGAAATTCTTACAAATATAAGCTGCATTATTATCGGGTGCTTGCTGACCCCTCAAGAGAATTGGACTAAAACGCATAACATGATAAAATTTCTCTTGAAGGGGTTCTAAAGCAATGGCAGCCCATAAAAACTTTACCATTGAAGAAAAGCTTGCTATATTAGCAGAAGCAGAAAGTTCCTCTACTGCTAAGATTCCTGTATGTAGAAAATATGGTATATCAAAAGCTACTCTCGACTATTGGAGAAAACAATTTTTAAATAGTAAAGAACATCCAGAAGATGAACTGGCAAAACTTAGAAAAGAAAATGTTATGCTTCGTTCTATAATAGTGGATAAAGACCTTGAAATAGCATATCTTAAAGA encodes the following:
- a CDS encoding PqqD family protein; the protein is MMIKVENLGVPFSMRIEEDETGLISTNGGVYSVDQISAFILKEINDGISVSTILSDIMIEYDVGLIELKKDIRDLFLTLQKLEIISENVLQRILVELEEKNDCK
- the xylB gene encoding xylulokinase, coding for MYFMGIDIGTSSVKIIVMDEDGNIKADVSKTYLIFYPKPGWAEQNPDDWWERTKSGIREVLSKTDISSDEIKAIGVTGQMHGLVLLDSENVILRPAILWNDQRTEHECEYITDCVGKERLSELTGNKAITGFTAPKILWVRNNEMEIYRKIKHILLPKDFVKYKLTGEFSTDVSDASGTLLFDVKDRKWSKDMLEILDIPESWLPHAYESMEIAGYVTKEAAEETGLKTGTLVVAGGGDQACGAVGTGTVKEGIISVSLGTSGVVFACQDGYSVDEMNRLHTFCHANGKWHVMGVMLSAASCLKWWVENNEPHTFEDLIGEAEKVEAGSDGLIFLPYLMGERTPYSDPYAKGCFMGLNMIHGRGHLTRAIMEGVAFGLMDSMEIIRSLDIPIREVRLSGGGSNSKLWRQIIADVFETDVSVLSSSEGPSYGAAILSAVGYGFYDTVEEGCKRTINISETVSPCDENVNIYNKIYNIYKGMYAKLKDTFYEISNLC
- a CDS encoding MATE family efflux transporter; translation: MTVNKEDISIINRMAIPVISTFAIETIFTITDKAIIGRTSVEGFAAVGIVSSLLYVLTGTFGMLSMAFNIIFAKSFAKRDRDKYSQIFNTSLSLSIVIGFAFGILGIIFGRTIFQKFYNLEGSTLTYACDYMNIAGFSLELNLIIFIFSAYFKNLKRTTMFMYGTITAIIVNLALDYILVFGKFGFPRLGVKGAAIGSVVGLLSSIVIYIIGFLKHTDFSYSFSISKTVSRNLIKLYLPLFGQDFIESSLFIMIITALVAKLGVYEVATYNLIDSINSILLLPVYAYSGAALTLTAQEYAKNNTGKMKSLPIIASVCSYIFVLIIGLILILFPMAVFTLITDNSKLILMSSDYITVAVFPQLFNVINQIYKYCLQGIDQEKWVFIYSLIVSSISALILWSITEYTGYGLYGIYLVLGLSYFLLGLGYFLKYIKTIKGIIVLTDQSTFNPDFDR
- a CDS encoding SPASM domain-containing protein, encoding MKKAYKKPLYEAEMIEDINLWISTNLVSTLNETEFGCTAGKDNFYIDDFGNVYGCSMMATYTELKAGNLKEEPLYEIWNESTVFKKLREINLQDVLGNCKNCKLLLTCKAGCRACAFSFHNDLMSSDERCPICKKELILNDDKS
- the xylF gene encoding D-xylose ABC transporter substrate-binding protein codes for the protein MLRKTLSRVLLTVLLASLFIFSVTGCTTTANQENSNNNSTQDQTQSQNNSNTTEPEKIKIGLSMDDLRLERWQHDRDLFVQKANELGAEVLVQSANGDDATQFSQAENLISQGVKVLVIIPHNGDAMAPIVEEAHKAGVKVLAYDRLITNSDVDYYISFDNVKVGELQADAIVKQVPKGNYFLLGGSPTDNNAKLLRQGQMNILQPLIDKGDIKVVGDQWVKDWLPEEALKIVENALTATNNKIDAIVASNDSTAGGTIQALAAQKLDGKVAVSGQDADLAACQRIVEGKQTMTVYKPIKQLATRAAEAAVAMAKGETIETNGSVNNGKIDVPSILLTPVAVDKDNMVDTVIKDGFQKLEDVYKNVPREQWPKQ
- a CDS encoding transposase, with translation MAAHKNFTIEEKLAILAEAESSSTAKIPVCRKYGISKATLDYWRKQFLNSKEHPEDELAKLRKENVMLRSIIVDKDLEIAYLKELLKKTSQR
- a CDS encoding sugar phosphate isomerase/epimerase family protein; this encodes MERKLKNSVGIWAFGPVATRFVPGGYHTEVVEESMEAKTERVVKGLEDYIDGLEYHYPNEINEKNVEAIKDIVYGNGKDIYCIALGHHVNARYALGSFINPDPDIRHEAIDVAKDGIDLAASLNANFIIWPGGEGYNYPFQTDYEKMWNDFIDAIAELTEHANQKGVTIFLEHKNSEPAMKIAMRNIGMVLYVINKVKEKGIDTTSLKVNMDWQHLIMNGENLAEYARILAMENKLGHQHANSGWGSFDDDNMVGALCFMETLELAKELQLVGYGKNGERIGYDLFPYTEDQIEAVKESVIHWEFIYDLASKIDTDRLYEAKKHKDAVKAYREVYKALGAKI